A window of the Miscanthus floridulus cultivar M001 chromosome 14, ASM1932011v1, whole genome shotgun sequence genome harbors these coding sequences:
- the LOC136504782 gene encoding 2'-deoxymugineic-acid 2'-dioxygenase-like: MEKMLHAAPVHATLPECFIFPADKLPQAKATSGAVSLPIIDLSLGRDEVRRAILDAGKEIGFFQVVNHGVSLEAMRDMEAVCQEFFALPPEDKAGLYSEDAGKATRIYSSTMFDTGAEKYWRDCLRLACSFPDVGDSPSGWPDKPARLRKVVERFTVQTRGLGMQILRLLCEGLGLRPDYLEGDISGGDVVLHVNHYPPCPDPTATLGLPPHCDRNLLTLLVPSMVRGLEVAYKGDWIKVDPVPGAFVVNFGCQLEVVTNGVLKSIEHRVMTNLGVARTTVATFIMPTTDCLIGPAAEFLSDDNPPAYRTLTFGEFKRIYSVVKLGSSLNLTTNLKDVQKEL, encoded by the exons ATGGAGAAGATGCTCCACGCAGCCCCCGTCCACGCAACGCTCCCGGAGTGCTTCATCTTCCCGGCCGACAAGCTGCCGCAGGCGAAGGCCACCTCCGGCGCGGTCTCCCTGCCCATCATCGACCTGTCCCTGGGCCGCGACGAGGTCCGGCGCGCCATCCTCGACGCCGGCAAGGAGATCGGCTTCTTCCAG GTGGTGAACCACGGCGTGTCCCTGGAGGCGATGCGGGACATGGAGGCGGTGTGCCAGGAGTTCTTCGCGCTCCCGCCGGAGGACAAGGCCGGGCTCTACTCCGAGGACGCCGGGAAGGCCACCCGGATCTACTCCAGCACCATGTTCGACACGGGGGCCGAGAAGTACTGGCGCGACTGCCTCCGCCTCGCCTGCTCCTTCCCCGACGTCGGCGACAGCCCCAGCGGCTGGCCAGACAAGCCGGCGAGGCTGCGGAAGGTCGTGGAGAGGTTCACGGTGCAGACGAGGGGGCTGGGGATGCAGATCCTAAGGCTGCTCTGCGAGGGCCTCGGCCTCCGCCCGGACTACCTGGAGGGGGACATCAGCGGCGGCGACGTCGTGCTCCACGTCAACCACTACCCGCCGTGCCCCGACCCGACCGCCACGCTCGGCCTGCCGCCGCACTGCGACCGCAACCTCCTCACCTTGCTCGTCCCCAGCATGgtccgtggcctcgaggtcgccTACAAGGGCGACTGGATCAAGGTGGACCCCGTGCCCGGCGCCTTCGTCGTCAACTTCGGATGCCAACTTGAG GTTGTGACGAATGGGGTGCTGAAGAGCATCGAGCACCGGGTGATGACCAACCTGGGGGTGGCGCGGACGACGGTGGCCACGTTCATCATGCCCACCACGGACTGCCTCATCGGCCCCGCCGCCGAGTTCCTCAGCGACGACAACCCGCCGGCCTACCGCACGCTCACGTTCGGCGAGTTCAAGC